The following is a genomic window from Nicotiana tabacum cultivar K326 chromosome 3, ASM71507v2, whole genome shotgun sequence.
GTAAGTTTTCGATAAATAAATAGAGTTAAACAAGGTAGATTACCATCCTATATTCCTATTTAAGTGCGTGCAAATAGTTCGTAGTTGTCCTACTCGGAAGATATAATGAATTGTCAAGTCTTCTTTGTAAGCACATAAACAATAGACTTGGATTTTAGAACACTCAATTGCCTTCCCAAGTATGTACAGTATATCAAAATAAATGATACGTGATAGTagtttatattattaaattatgtTAAGGTAAATGTAAAAAACTGTTTATGGATGATCAGTTACAAAAATCTGGTATCTTACGAAGTTAAATTATCAACACGGTCACCTTTTAATTTTATCTTTCAGAATACAATTCTTATACTTTTCTTATACAATATTCTTTCTTGTCTTAGTATAAAAAGTCGGAATTGCTTGATCATCAAGGGACCATTTGAAAACTCCCCCATACAACATGCAGGTATCGACATATAACGCAAAAACCTTCTTCATAATTGATTGTAATATTATGGACATTAATCTTCGTCAATGCTCATAAGCGTTGGAATTTGTCCATGATCAACAAAATCAATCTTGTTTAACCTCACACAAGCTAGCACTTTCTCTGGCAGCTCCTCTGGCTTTTGTGCCTGCGAGATTTAGTGAATACGGAAAATTAAATTTTacatataagtaaaatattagattttacatgtatataacatatattgaatacCCTTTGTCAGGAAACTTTTTTATTCCTTTCAAGTCTGAATACCCTTAAGGAATTTTCTGACTTCGCCACTGGATGAAAGCATATCATTTATAAAGCAAAAGCGTCAgctcattttctatttttaaagaACAAGAAACTAGAAGGTTTTAAGTTAAATATAGTGGTAGAGTAAAGATTTTTCACACGGTCAGAGTATGCATAATATGTCATAGCATGTTAGCGGAGGCGGAGCTAGAATTTGAATTTCATGGTTCTGAATTCTAGGACATTGACCTCAAGTGTTAGTAACAGGATTAAGGTTTCCAATTAATGTTTTATCATATATATTCACTTTTAATTACCTTATATGTGACCTGATTGTGTTAACAGTGTTTACACTGCCATCAAATGGAATCTAAACTCAAACTAAAGTAGAATAGCAAGAAACCTGAATTGTTAGACCAAGATCCAGTATTCCATGCTGTAAACGATCTCTGAAAGCATCGAGTCCCCTTCTTGCAATGTAGCTGAAGCGATGAATATCAAGATCAATCTCAAAATAATTCGGGCCCTGCAATTAACAGAGAAAAGATAAATAGAATTCATTAATTCTGTTGTTCAAGAACAGCCAGGACATGGCTTAAATGACTTAGAAACCAAAGCGATAGACCAAACAAATCACAGAATATCCACCTGATAAAAGCTGTGTTGAGGGCGGGAAAGCACAGGCTTCTCGTTGTAACTATTCAAAAGCTTCCTTTCAGTTGAACTGGAAACAAGTTCTTCTGGATTAACCACCCCAACCATTATCTTCAACCTCTCTCTGAACGGAACTATTGAATCTTTTGCAAATCCTTTAACCTTCTCGGTATCATCATCAATGAATCTCTGTCACACAAGCCAACAGAAAGGAAAATTAAATCAGGAGGCAAGTTGCAGTGGTTTCTCTCCCTATCGCCCAGTTCCACTAGAAAATAAACGGCTTAGAGGGTCACCACATTTTCAGGAAATTAAAGAACAAGCATGTCAATAAAAGTTCGCTTTTAGGAAATTCAAGAACTAATATTTTGTCATGGTGGAGCTTTCGCTTGAAAAAGTTGACAAAACCAACCTTGATGCTGTCCTGAAACTGGGGAGAGATGTCTTTCTCTAAAGCTTCAGAAAGTTTAAAATATAGTACGAGGCTCAAGCCTTCACCGTCAGCATCTCCAATGAACATTGGAGCAGGATAAGTAGGTAACTGTACAGAAGAGCAACTTTATTTCATTAGCATAGCATATCAATAGATCTTTTCTTTCCTTTGGGGGGACGGGAGGGGGTTCAGTCATAACCTGAATGTTGACAATTAGTAAAGCAGGTAATTTTCCATCTCCCTTTATAGAAGGAAGTTCGATATGTTGGGCAATGTGACTGATCTTTCTTGAGCACAAAAATAAATCAACCCCAATTGGAGTATAAGGAGACGCATTTGGAGCAGGTGATTTTTTCTTATCTCTGCAATGCAAAGGAACAAATGTATAACATTCAATTATGAAAGTGACTTAGCAATAGTTAATTGACAAAAAATGCAAGTTAAGAGCATACGTGAAAAAACTATCGCTACGAAGCTTAAAAGTAGAGGGCTCAATCTCAGACCAACTTCCTGCCATTGGCTTTTCTTCTGTACAACGAGGAATAATGAGCCCAGCCCTGGGACGCAAAAGATATTTTCTTGGTGCGCCTACAAGAATACCATTATGGTTAATGTATTGCTACCTTAACattagttttttcatctttctttacATTCCAGAAAAGGAAATTAAACACGACAGTATCATGTAATGATTCAGTAAGTATGGTTCTTAGATTACAAAATAATCAGGATTCAAATACCGAAAATGTGAAGTTTCAAATCGGGCTCAATTCAAATACTGCAGAATAATGGCGAATGGAAAGTCACGAGGTACTTACGAAatccatttttttcttcttcaacagATGTTCTCAGAGAGAGCCTTATAATTGTTGATTTCTTTACTTGAGAAACTCGACCTGAATTTGATGCACTAATGATCGTCATTGAAATGCATGAAGTGATCAGCTTTGCAGACTATGATATGCAACAGAGAGAATGAACATATGTACATAATGTTGAGAAGGGTATAGACTAAATTAGATACATTGATCTAAAGGATTAAAAGAAAACTTTGGGAGCTAAAGTTTCTGTAGCAAAAGTAATCCCAAGGATATAAATCATACAGCATAACAGCAATTTCCACAAAAGATAAGACGAAAAAGCCCCTCCAGTGAATCatgaaaactaaaagaaaggGACAAGAACTAGTTAATTGCCAAACTATCTATT
Proteins encoded in this region:
- the LOC107792282 gene encoding protein ENHANCED DISEASE RESISTANCE 2-like, translating into MGACVSTPAIPIKVRKKFPGRPRKYHGKNSSSVPKRNSDAGARVTDIAVSEFVHKTTTCRRSECSSSKFHVTQLEWHHSQIDANVLCQEDAWFDTVSIFESDSDDEFSSVHGGRVSQVKKSTIIRLSLRTSVEEEKNGFRAPRKYLLRPRAGLIIPRCTEEKPMAGSWSEIEPSTFKLRSDSFFTDKKKSPAPNASPYTPIGVDLFLCSRKISHIAQHIELPSIKGDGKLPALLIVNIQLPTYPAPMFIGDADGEGLSLVLYFKLSEALEKDISPQFQDSIKRFIDDDTEKVKGFAKDSIVPFRERLKIMVGVVNPEELVSSSTERKLLNSYNEKPVLSRPQHSFYQGPNYFEIDLDIHRFSYIARRGLDAFRDRLQHGILDLGLTIQAQKPEELPEKVLACVRLNKIDFVDHGQIPTLMSIDED